The region CGAAGCATCCTTCGACGACCTGACCGCCCTGGCCGCGCAGATTTGTGACGTGCCCATTGCCCTGGTCAGCTTGATCGACCGGCAGCGCCAATGGTTCAAAGCCAAGGTGGGGATCGACGCAGCGGAAACCTCGCGCGACATCGCCTTTT is a window of Nitrospira sp. DNA encoding:
- a CDS encoding GGDEF domain-containing protein, translating into MNVAPLPEDEAARLAELQCYHILDTAPEASFDDLTALAAQICDVPIALVSLIDRQRQWFKAKVGIDAAETSRDIAF